A genome region from Prionailurus bengalensis isolate Pbe53 chromosome B4, Fcat_Pben_1.1_paternal_pri, whole genome shotgun sequence includes the following:
- the ZNF641 gene encoding zinc finger protein 641, translating to MLSEQTTVLGTGWESMNVQLDGTEPQVERGSQEEGPWRTAPGPLEHLCCDLEEEPQSLQEKAQSAPWVPAIPQEGSTGDWEMAAALLAAGSQGLVTIKDVSLCFSQEEWRSLDPSQTDFYGEYVMQENCGIVVSLRFPIPKLDMLSQLEGGEEQWVPDPQDLEERDILRVTYTGDGSEHEGDTPELEAEPPRMLSSVSEDTVLWNPEQDESWDSMPRSSRGMLLGPPFLQEDSFSNLLCSTEMDSLLRPHTCPQCGKQFVWGSHLARHQQTHTGERPYSCLKCEKSFGRRHHLIRHQKTHLHDKPSRCSECGKNFRCNSHLASHQRVHAEGKSCKGQEVGESPGARKRQRAPPVPKCHVCTECGKSFGRRHHLVRHWLTHTGEKPFQCPRCEKSFGRKHHLDRHLLTHQGQSPRSSWDRGTSVF from the exons ATGCTTTCAGAACAAACAACAGTCCTGGGGACAGGATGGGAGTCAATGAATGTCCAGCTGGATGGAACAGAGCCTCAGGTGGAAAGGGGAAGTCAAGAAGAGGGGCCATGGAGAACAGCACCAGGGCCACTGGAGCACCTTTGCTGTGACCTTGAAGAGGAGCCACAGTCCCTTCAGGAGAAGG CTCAGTCGGCCCCCTGGGTTCCTGCCATTCCCCAGGAGGGGAGCACCGGAGATTGGGAGATGGCAGCTGCACTTCTTGCGGCAGGATCACAG GGCCTGGTAACCATCAAGGATGTATCACTGTGCTTCTCTCAGGAGGAGTGGCGGAGCCTGGATCCTTCTCAGACAGACTTTTATGGAGAATATGTCATGCAGGAAAACTGTGGGATAGTGGTCTCTCTAA GATTTCCAATTCCCAAACTGGACATGCTTTCTCAACTAGAAGGAGGGGAAGAACAATGGGTCCCTGACCCCCAAGACTTAGAGGAGAGGGACATCCTGAGGGTCACATATACAG GAGATGGCAGTGAGCACGAGGGTGATACCCCTGAACTAGAAGCAGAACCTCCCAGAATGTTATCTAGTGTGTCTGAAGATACTGTTCTCTGGAACCCAGAGCAGGATGAGAGCTGGGATTCCATGCCCAGGAGCTCCAGAGGAATGCTCCTGGGTCCACCTTTTCTTCAGGAAGATAGCTTCTCAAACCTTCTATGTAGCACAGAGATGGATTCCCTGTTAAGACCGCACACATGCCCCCAATGTGGGAAACAGTTTGTGTGGGGCTCCCACCTTGCCAGGCACCAGCAAACACACACTGGGGAGCGGCCCTACAGCTGCCTCAAGTGTGAAAAGAGCTTCGGGCGAAGACATCACCTGATCCGGCACCAGAAAACCCACCTACATGACAAGCCCAGCAGGTGCTCTGAGTGTGGCAAGAATTTCCGATGCAACTCCCATCTAGCCAGCCACCAGAGAGTGCATGCGGAAGGCAAATCCTGCAAGGGCCAAGAGGTTGGAGAGAGCCCTGGGGCTAGGAAACGGCAGCGGGCCCCACCAGTGCCAAAGTGCCATGTGTGCACTGAGTGTGGGAAGAGCTTTGGCCGACGGCACCACCTGGTGAGACACTGGCTGACCCATACTGGGGAGAAGCCCTTCCAGTGCCCTCGCTGTGAAAAGAGCTTTGGCCGTAAACATCACCTGGACAGGCACCTGCTGACCCACCAGGGACAAAGTCCCCGGAGCAGCTGGGACAGAGGGACATCTGTCTTTTGA